A region from the bacterium genome encodes:
- a CDS encoding PAS domain S-box protein: MKSDEMFFTLYNIQRILINQTDKNVLFEKICDAFVSNSKIDSTWISKSDNESDQKIIAKSSKNDNYKDFTISFKLVFNEKQYGFLYLKFNDYQIIDENTHQLLNELAKNIAYSVYKIENEEDRKKLEDELIESKEKLGERIKELRCLYAISRLIEKRGISLDEIYQGTIQFIPNAWQYPEITYAKIFQNDKIFKTENYQDTQWKLTKEIFADSKQIGLLEIGYLEERAEKDEGPFLNEERALINTISERLGKAAEYIKIQTILHEQETSFKDLVENSLIGIVIIQGGQIVYMNSEQERISKLLPEIFSKMNWKNIHPGDVEKVNANFRKILSGQKKRVDIDFRFYPSENKIDIKWVYCRVSTVEYQGKDALLLNIMDVTRSRHTESLLRVKDKMVSLGHVTAGIAHEIRNPLSGINIYLNALDKLIPTKENFDKAHEIINEMQAASGKIESVIQRVMDFSKPTEPKLIKMNINKPIKAAISLSSVTLRKIGISIEEFLGEELPKCYADPLLIEQVILNLITNSAEAMKKNTGKKKVEVSSSIKKNHIIINVSDSGPGVPIQLKEKIFDPFYSTKNGNTGIGLSLCHRIISDHGGTLDVTTSKWGGAEFIIEIPFQEL; this comes from the coding sequence TTGAAATCAGATGAGATGTTTTTTACTTTATATAATATCCAACGTATTCTAATAAATCAGACAGATAAGAATGTTTTGTTTGAAAAAATTTGTGATGCATTTGTTAGTAATAGCAAGATTGATAGTACATGGATTAGCAAATCAGATAATGAATCAGACCAAAAGATTATAGCAAAATCTTCAAAGAATGATAACTATAAGGATTTTACAATTTCTTTTAAATTGGTTTTTAATGAGAAACAATATGGATTTTTATATCTAAAATTTAATGACTATCAAATTATTGATGAAAATACGCATCAATTACTGAATGAACTTGCGAAAAATATAGCATACAGTGTTTACAAAATTGAAAATGAAGAGGATCGTAAAAAACTTGAGGATGAGTTAATAGAGAGTAAAGAGAAACTGGGGGAACGAATTAAGGAGCTGAGATGTCTTTACGCAATTTCAAGGCTCATTGAAAAACGTGGAATATCTCTTGATGAAATTTACCAGGGTACCATACAGTTCATACCCAATGCATGGCAGTATCCTGAAATAACATATGCTAAAATTTTTCAAAATGATAAAATATTTAAAACTGAAAACTATCAGGATACACAATGGAAACTGACAAAAGAAATTTTCGCTGATTCAAAACAAATCGGTCTTTTGGAAATTGGTTATTTAGAAGAAAGAGCTGAAAAAGATGAAGGCCCTTTTCTTAATGAGGAAAGGGCTCTAATCAATACTATTTCCGAAAGGCTTGGTAAAGCTGCGGAGTATATTAAAATACAGACAATACTGCATGAGCAGGAAACAAGTTTTAAAGATTTGGTGGAGAATTCTCTGATAGGGATTGTTATTATTCAAGGGGGCCAAATTGTCTACATGAATTCAGAGCAAGAAAGGATATCAAAATTACTGCCTGAAATATTCAGTAAAATGAACTGGAAAAATATCCATCCTGGTGATGTGGAAAAGGTTAATGCTAATTTTAGAAAAATTTTATCAGGACAGAAAAAACGTGTTGATATTGATTTCCGGTTTTATCCTTCAGAAAATAAAATTGACATTAAATGGGTCTATTGCCGTGTGAGTACTGTAGAATATCAAGGGAAAGATGCATTACTGTTAAACATTATGGATGTTACTAGATCAAGGCATACGGAAAGTCTTTTACGTGTAAAAGACAAAATGGTCTCATTGGGACATGTCACGGCAGGCATTGCTCATGAGATACGAAATCCGCTTTCAGGGATCAATATATATTTAAATGCACTGGATAAACTTATTCCAACGAAAGAAAATTTTGACAAGGCCCATGAGATCATTAATGAAATGCAGGCTGCTTCAGGAAAAATTGAATCTGTTATTCAGAGAGTAATGGATTTTTCCAAACCAACAGAACCAAAATTAATTAAAATGAATATTAATAAACCCATTAAAGCGGCTATTAGTCTTTCTTCTGTGACGTTAAGAAAAATTGGTATAAGCATTGAGGAATTTCTCGGTGAAGAATTGCCAAAATGTTATGCTGATCCTCTTTTGATAGAGCAGGTTATACTTAATTTAATTACGAATTCTGCTGAAGCAATGAAAAAAAACACTGGTAAGAAAAAGGTTGAAGTATCATCCTCAATAAAAAAAAATCATATTATTATAAATGTTTCAGATTCTGGCCCGGGTGTTCCAATACAGCTGAAAGAAAAAATATTTGATCCTTTTTATTCTACAAAAAATGGAAATACTGGAATAGGCCTGAGTCTCTGTCACAGAATAATTAGTGATCATGGTGGTACCTTGGATGTAACTACCAGTAAATGGGGTGGCGCTGAATTTATTATTGAAATACCATTTCAAGAGTTATAA
- a CDS encoding sigma-54-dependent Fis family transcriptional regulator yields MITYSIYVIDDEETIREGISTVLGTEYNVKAFTNAESAFDVFKISLPDLILLDIGLPGMNGIDALRKIKEIHPEVLIIMITAYEDINSVVSAMKLGAYDYVLKPIHMDRLELSIKNALESIKLRKEIQYLQEQYIEENMPFFIGKSNIIQEVIEFIKLVAKSPDTPILILGETGTGKELIAKAIHYRSPNFKGPLITMNCASLPGELVESELFGYEKGAFTGAKASGKKGLIEEAANGTLFLDEIGDLSMAAQAKLLRFLEEGEFYRVGGTHLHTVNTRVVSATNKDIKGMIERDQFRKDLYYRIGVVTVEVPSLNERSADIVQLSNYFLERFSKKFNKQFNSISQEACEELMNHHWTGNIRELKNVIERAVLIGNGSELSVKDIGFKKTYVKKNDATKDEYVLPPISATGIDISDVQKSIEKYYLENALKIAKGNVSAAARLLKMNHHTFRYKLKLLRNNPK; encoded by the coding sequence ATGATTACTTATAGTATTTATGTTATAGACGATGAAGAAACTATCCGAGAAGGCATTTCCACAGTGCTTGGCACTGAATATAATGTCAAAGCATTTACAAATGCAGAATCTGCCTTTGATGTATTTAAAATTAGTCTTCCGGATCTTATTTTGTTAGATATAGGGCTTCCGGGAATGAATGGAATCGATGCCCTCCGAAAAATAAAAGAAATACATCCTGAAGTATTAATAATAATGATTACAGCATATGAAGATATCAATTCAGTTGTTTCTGCAATGAAATTGGGTGCATATGATTATGTGTTAAAACCCATTCATATGGACAGACTTGAACTTTCTATAAAAAATGCACTCGAGTCAATAAAACTCAGAAAAGAGATACAATACCTGCAGGAACAGTATATTGAAGAAAATATGCCTTTTTTTATAGGAAAGAGTAATATCATTCAGGAAGTTATTGAATTTATTAAACTTGTTGCAAAAAGTCCAGATACGCCTATTTTAATTTTAGGAGAAACCGGGACAGGAAAAGAACTGATTGCAAAGGCCATTCATTACAGAAGTCCAAATTTCAAGGGCCCTCTTATTACGATGAACTGTGCTTCGCTGCCTGGTGAGCTGGTTGAAAGTGAGCTTTTTGGATATGAAAAAGGAGCATTTACCGGAGCAAAAGCATCTGGTAAAAAGGGACTGATTGAGGAAGCTGCCAATGGGACGTTATTTTTAGACGAAATTGGTGATCTGAGCATGGCAGCACAGGCCAAACTTCTCAGATTTCTTGAAGAGGGCGAGTTCTATCGAGTTGGAGGTACGCACCTGCATACGGTAAACACAAGAGTGGTATCTGCTACAAATAAAGATATTAAGGGGATGATTGAACGAGACCAATTTAGAAAAGATCTTTATTATCGGATAGGTGTTGTTACTGTAGAAGTACCATCTTTAAATGAGCGAAGTGCAGATATCGTACAACTATCAAATTATTTTCTTGAGAGGTTTTCCAAAAAGTTCAATAAGCAGTTTAACAGTATTTCTCAGGAGGCATGTGAAGAATTGATGAATCATCACTGGACAGGTAATATCCGTGAATTAAAAAATGTAATTGAGAGGGCTGTTTTAATTGGCAATGGTTCTGAATTATCTGTTAAAGATATTGGATTTAAGAAAACATATGTAAAAAAAAATGATGCGACTAAAGATGAATACGTATTACCACCAATTTCTGCAACAGGAATTGATATATCAGATGTTCAAAA